One Scomber japonicus isolate fScoJap1 chromosome 1, fScoJap1.pri, whole genome shotgun sequence DNA window includes the following coding sequences:
- the rras2 gene encoding ras-related protein R-Ras2, with the protein MAGWKDGSVQEKYRLVVVGGGGVGKSALTIQFIQSYFVTDYDPTIEDSYTKQCVIDERAARLDILDTAGQEEFGAMREQYMRTGEGFLLVFSVTDRGSFEEIYKFQRQILRVKDRDEFPMILVGNKADLELQRQVTQEEGQQLARQLKVTYMEASAKIRMNVDQAFHELVRVIRKFQEQECPPSPEPTRKEKDKTGCHCVIV; encoded by the exons ATGGCTGGCTGGAAGGACGGCTCGGTGCAGGAGAAGTATCGGCTGGTTGTGGTCGGAGGCGGCGGTGTGGGGAAATCAGCCCTGACTATACAGTTTATTCAG TCATACTTTGTCACTGACTATGACCCCACAATTGAAGACTCCTACACGAAGCAGTGTGTGATTGACGAAAGGGCAGCCAGGCTCGACA TCCTAGACACTGCTGGACAGGAAGAGTTTGGAGCCATGCGAGAACAATACATGAGGACAGGGGAGGGCTTCCTGCTCGTCTTCTCAGTCACTGACAGAGGAAG CTTTGAAGAAATCTACAAATTCCAAAGACAAATTCTCCGAGTCAAAGACAGAGATGAATTCCCCATGATCCTTGTAGGAAACAAAGCAGATCTGGAACTACAGAGACAA GTAACCCAAGAAGAGGGTCAGCAGCTGGCCAGACAATTGAAGGTCACATATATGGAGGCTTCAGCCAAAATCCGTATGAACGTAGACCAGGCTTTCCATGAGCTGGTTAGAGTAATCAG GAAATTCCAAGAACAGGAATGTCCACCATCGCCAGAACCtacaagaaaagagaaagacaagacCGGCTGCCATTGTGTGATCGTCTGA